One genomic region from Vibrio cyclitrophicus encodes:
- a CDS encoding dienelactone hydrolase family protein → MEKRVKNANLGQDQRPIPQEAFDWYDEYAHGVIDRREFMRRLGGLAVLGFTMSTLTSALIPNYTLAEQVSFNDPSITASYAQFSSPKGHGECQGYLVVPKDLQGTAPVVLVVHENRGLNPYIKDVARRLAAQGFIAFAPDALFPIGGYPGNDDEGRSMQKGMDKSKLEEDFIAAALFLKDHELSNGKLGAVGFCYGGYVVNMLAATIPEKLNAGVPFYGTPAADEIRERVKGPLMLQFAELDKRVNSTWPDYEKRLKLNEVDYTAYVYEGVNHGFHNDSTGRYAEQEAELAWSRSLTFFKEHLSV, encoded by the coding sequence ATGGAAAAACGAGTTAAAAACGCGAATTTAGGACAAGATCAAAGACCTATCCCTCAGGAAGCTTTTGATTGGTATGACGAATATGCTCATGGGGTAATCGACAGAAGAGAATTTATGCGTAGGCTTGGTGGCCTTGCTGTACTTGGTTTTACTATGTCCACATTAACCAGTGCTTTGATTCCTAATTACACACTCGCCGAGCAAGTTTCATTTAACGATCCTTCTATAACGGCGAGCTACGCTCAGTTTTCGTCTCCCAAGGGGCATGGAGAGTGCCAAGGTTATTTGGTTGTACCTAAAGATCTTCAAGGTACGGCTCCCGTTGTTCTTGTGGTGCATGAGAACAGAGGTCTAAACCCGTACATCAAAGATGTTGCGAGGCGCTTAGCTGCGCAAGGTTTCATTGCGTTTGCACCTGACGCTTTATTCCCTATCGGTGGTTACCCAGGAAACGATGATGAAGGGAGAAGCATGCAGAAAGGAATGGACAAGTCTAAGCTTGAAGAGGACTTCATAGCAGCTGCGCTGTTCTTGAAAGATCATGAACTCAGCAATGGGAAACTTGGTGCGGTTGGCTTCTGTTATGGTGGTTATGTGGTAAACATGCTTGCTGCTACGATACCTGAAAAGCTCAATGCTGGAGTGCCTTTCTATGGTACACCTGCGGCTGATGAAATTCGCGAAAGAGTGAAAGGCCCGCTGATGCTTCAGTTTGCTGAGTTAGACAAGAGAGTAAACAGTACATGGCCGGATTATGAGAAACGTCTAAAACTGAATGAAGTTGATTACACCGCTTACGTTTACGAAGGTGTGAACCATGGCTTTCATAACGATTCGACAGGGCGTTATGCCGAACAAGAGGCCGAACTGGCTTGGAGTCGTAGCTTAACATTCTTTAAGGAGCATCTAAGCGTTTAG
- a CDS encoding sulfite exporter TauE/SafE family protein: MQLDWSLLLDWLILFTAGVSGGVLNSIAGGGSFITFPALLFAGVPPIAANATNTFASCAGYISGAYALRHEIKSGTKQLKIVITLCVVGGGIGAFLLLHTPEALFTQSVPWLLLFAALLFTFGGTLNQWLKKLTAKHKHANSAGALFSALMLLIVCVYGGYFNAGLGIVTLSYLALAGYTNINVMNGIKLLVSACASLAAIVFFIVNGSIDWPSGIAVLFGTLVGGYYSAKISRRIPQQYVRTTVIIASFLITAYFFYAN, encoded by the coding sequence ATGCAACTCGATTGGTCTTTGCTTTTGGATTGGCTCATCTTATTTACAGCAGGTGTTAGCGGTGGTGTACTTAACTCCATCGCTGGTGGCGGCAGTTTCATCACATTTCCAGCTCTGTTATTCGCTGGTGTCCCTCCGATAGCCGCTAATGCGACCAACACCTTTGCCTCATGTGCGGGCTACATTAGTGGTGCATATGCACTTAGACACGAGATTAAATCAGGTACTAAGCAGCTCAAGATCGTCATCACTTTGTGTGTAGTTGGTGGGGGTATCGGTGCGTTTTTATTGCTACACACACCAGAAGCATTGTTTACTCAATCCGTTCCTTGGTTACTGCTTTTTGCAGCACTTCTTTTTACTTTCGGTGGAACACTTAATCAATGGCTTAAGAAACTCACAGCTAAACACAAACACGCCAACAGCGCTGGAGCATTATTTTCTGCTTTGATGTTACTTATCGTGTGTGTTTATGGTGGTTATTTTAATGCAGGATTAGGCATTGTGACATTGAGTTACTTGGCACTGGCTGGATATACCAATATCAATGTGATGAATGGCATCAAACTGTTGGTGTCGGCATGCGCGTCACTCGCGGCAATCGTGTTCTTTATCGTGAATGGTTCGATTGATTGGCCATCAGGCATAGCTGTCTTATTTGGGACATTGGTCGGTGGTTACTATTCAGCTAAAATCTCTCGTCGTATCCCACAACAGTATGTCCGTACTACTGTGATCATCGCTAGCTTTTTGATCACCGCTTACTTCTTCTATGCTAACTAG
- a CDS encoding VF530 family protein, translating to MTEEERIELQQNNPLHGLKLETMITELVDHYGWEILDAAMRMNCFNTKPTVASAVKYLKKTEWAREKVENFYLYRFKRMPKASDIEYQMPPRSRTFRHGLEPREPMELTVESIHASQAKAASAFKERRGGNGRNFRR from the coding sequence ATGACTGAAGAAGAAAGAATCGAACTGCAACAAAACAACCCTCTACATGGCTTAAAGCTTGAAACCATGATTACTGAGTTAGTCGATCACTATGGTTGGGAAATTTTGGATGCAGCAATGCGCATGAACTGCTTTAATACTAAACCAACGGTAGCAAGTGCGGTTAAATACCTGAAGAAGACAGAATGGGCTCGTGAGAAGGTTGAAAACTTCTACCTTTACCGTTTTAAGCGTATGCCTAAAGCTTCAGATATTGAGTATCAGATGCCACCACGCTCACGCACGTTCCGTCACGGGTTAGAACCTCGTGAACCAATGGAGTTGACGGTTGAGTCTATCCACGCTTCTCAAGCTAAAGCTGCATCTGCATTTAAAGAACGCCGAGGCGGTAACGGTCGTAACTTTCGCCGTTAG
- a CDS encoding tripartite tricarboxylate transporter TctB family protein, protein MSDLPTKFLSKEYLLCRDRVGAMIFLLVCLCYGYQTTLIPLFPGDEYEPFTARTLPTLLTIAGIGLSLVLLVTGQVDKDSGAISDFDWKLLIGFLVLMALYGVGLTYLGFVLATSFFLLAGFYLLGERRKAVLFGASFPFVIAFFLLLTQGLDIYLEPGLIFTLW, encoded by the coding sequence ATGTCGGACCTACCAACCAAATTTTTAAGTAAAGAATACTTGCTATGTCGCGATCGCGTCGGGGCAATGATTTTTTTACTCGTGTGCCTTTGCTACGGCTATCAAACCACACTCATTCCCCTTTTCCCTGGCGACGAGTACGAACCCTTTACGGCTCGCACATTACCAACATTACTAACCATTGCAGGTATTGGTTTATCGTTAGTATTGCTTGTCACCGGACAAGTAGACAAAGACAGCGGAGCTATTTCTGACTTTGATTGGAAACTACTGATTGGCTTTTTAGTATTGATGGCACTGTACGGTGTTGGTCTTACTTACCTTGGCTTTGTTCTGGCAACGAGCTTCTTCTTGCTTGCTGGCTTTTACTTATTGGGTGAACGCCGTAAAGCTGTTTTATTTGGCGCGTCGTTTCCTTTCGTTATCGCGTTCTTTCTTCTATTAACTCAAGGCTTAGATATCTACCTAGAGCCTGGTTTAATCTTCACTCTTTGGTAG
- a CDS encoding GntR family transcriptional regulator, which yields MNTAIKDLTLSANTKTRVSDKENTKSENLTEYLVEAIVNGELAPGSKISEPELAKRFEVSRGPLREAIMRVEGLGLIERIPHVGARVITFSAEKLLELYAVREALEGMAARLAARHITQDELIGLEGLLSTHSKHIDEVEGSSYFHQHGDFDFHYRIIKASRNSKLISLLCDELYHLLRMYRYQSPRAQSRPKEALDEHKYILQAIRNRDEELAEMLMRRHISGSRLLIEQQIQSKDLD from the coding sequence ATGAATACTGCGATAAAAGATCTCACCTTAAGTGCAAACACGAAAACTCGTGTGAGCGATAAAGAAAACACTAAGTCAGAAAATCTGACGGAATACCTCGTTGAGGCGATTGTGAACGGTGAATTAGCACCGGGCAGTAAGATCTCGGAGCCTGAACTGGCTAAACGCTTCGAGGTAAGTCGAGGTCCTTTGCGTGAAGCGATAATGCGGGTCGAAGGGCTTGGCCTGATCGAACGTATTCCTCATGTCGGAGCTCGAGTTATTACCTTTTCTGCAGAGAAACTGCTAGAGCTGTACGCGGTGAGAGAAGCATTGGAAGGTATGGCTGCGCGATTAGCAGCGAGGCACATCACACAAGATGAGTTGATTGGGCTTGAAGGCTTATTGTCGACACATTCTAAACATATCGATGAAGTCGAAGGTTCATCATACTTCCATCAACATGGCGACTTCGATTTCCATTACCGCATTATCAAAGCGAGTCGTAACAGCAAACTGATTTCGCTGTTGTGTGACGAGCTTTATCACCTATTACGAATGTACCGCTATCAATCGCCTAGGGCTCAGTCTCGACCAAAAGAGGCGCTCGATGAACACAAATACATCCTACAAGCGATTCGTAATCGAGATGAAGAGCTAGCAGAAATGCTAATGCGACGACACATCTCGGGCAGTCGATTGCTGATAGAACAACAAATTCAATCCAAAGATCTTGATTAA
- a CDS encoding tripartite tricarboxylate transporter substrate binding protein, whose product MFKALKPTLAASIIAATFSFNTFAADVEKIHFLIPGGAGGGWDMTARGTGNVLVKSDIVENVSFQNLSGGGGGKAIAHLIETAKRQEDTLMVNSTPIVVRSLTGIFPQSFRDLTPVAATIADYGAIVASADSKYNSWEDVVKEFEANPRKVKIAGGSARGSMDHLVVAAAFKGEGFDAKKVRYIAYDAGGKAMAALLSGETQLLSTGLGEVLEMSKSGQVKVLAVTAPKRLDAAPNIPTLTEYGNETVFANWRGFFAAPGTSQAKIDEWNVALGKMYKTDEWQVVRDRNGWIDNYKADKDFYAFLEDQEKQMGDLMRELGFLK is encoded by the coding sequence ATGTTCAAGGCACTGAAACCTACTCTTGCGGCTTCTATTATCGCAGCTACCTTTTCTTTCAACACTTTTGCTGCTGACGTAGAGAAAATCCACTTCCTAATCCCTGGCGGCGCTGGTGGCGGTTGGGATATGACAGCTCGTGGTACGGGTAATGTATTGGTCAAATCAGACATCGTAGAAAATGTCTCTTTCCAAAACTTGTCTGGTGGTGGTGGTGGTAAAGCTATTGCTCATCTAATCGAGACCGCTAAGCGTCAGGAAGATACACTGATGGTTAACTCGACTCCTATCGTTGTACGCTCGTTGACCGGGATTTTCCCTCAATCTTTCCGAGATCTAACGCCAGTTGCTGCAACCATTGCCGACTACGGTGCAATCGTGGCGTCTGCGGATTCTAAATACAACTCCTGGGAAGACGTGGTTAAAGAATTTGAAGCCAATCCCCGTAAAGTAAAAATTGCAGGCGGCTCAGCTCGTGGCAGTATGGACCACCTAGTAGTCGCTGCAGCGTTTAAAGGCGAAGGTTTCGACGCTAAGAAAGTACGTTACATCGCCTATGATGCAGGAGGTAAAGCGATGGCTGCTCTACTATCTGGCGAAACACAGCTGCTTTCGACAGGCCTTGGTGAAGTGCTAGAGATGTCTAAATCGGGTCAAGTTAAAGTGCTTGCAGTCACGGCACCAAAACGACTTGATGCTGCACCAAACATCCCGACGCTCACGGAATATGGCAACGAAACCGTATTTGCTAACTGGCGTGGTTTCTTTGCAGCTCCAGGCACGAGCCAAGCAAAGATTGATGAATGGAATGTAGCGCTTGGCAAGATGTACAAGACCGACGAATGGCAGGTGGTCCGTGACCGTAATGGTTGGATTGACAACTACAAAGCTGACAAAGACTTCTACGCCTTCCTAGAAGATCAAGAAAAGCAAATGGGCGACCTCATGCGTGAGCTTGGTTTCTTGAAATAA
- the pgl gene encoding 6-phosphogluconolactonase → MINHKIFATPELVVENLANEMKAYSELGKPVHISLSGGSTPKMLFKLLAEAPYAEGIQWNNLHFWWGDERCVAPDDAESNFGEANALLFSNVNVPAENIHRIRGEDEPKAEAERFAKEMADVIPTENGTPVFDWILLGVGADGHTASLFPGVTDYQDENLSVLASHPESGQIRISKTAKVLEAAKRISYLVLGAGKVEIVKEIHTTPASELPYPAAKIQSKTGETEWFLDSNAASAIA, encoded by the coding sequence ATGATCAATCACAAGATCTTTGCAACGCCTGAACTGGTCGTTGAAAACCTAGCAAACGAAATGAAAGCTTACAGCGAGCTGGGTAAACCTGTTCACATTTCACTGTCGGGTGGTAGCACGCCAAAAATGCTTTTCAAGCTTTTAGCTGAAGCACCGTACGCAGAAGGCATTCAATGGAATAACCTTCATTTTTGGTGGGGCGATGAACGTTGCGTGGCACCAGATGACGCTGAAAGCAACTTCGGCGAAGCGAATGCGCTGCTTTTCTCAAACGTGAACGTTCCGGCAGAGAACATCCACCGCATCCGTGGTGAAGATGAGCCTAAAGCAGAAGCTGAGCGTTTCGCAAAAGAGATGGCAGACGTGATTCCAACTGAAAACGGCACGCCTGTATTCGATTGGATTCTGCTAGGTGTTGGCGCAGACGGCCACACAGCTTCATTATTCCCGGGTGTAACTGACTACCAAGATGAGAACCTATCTGTATTAGCTTCTCACCCAGAGTCGGGTCAGATCCGTATTTCTAAAACAGCGAAAGTTTTAGAAGCAGCAAAACGAATCAGCTACCTAGTGCTTGGCGCAGGTAAAGTCGAGATCGTTAAAGAAATTCATACAACTCCTGCTTCAGAACTGCCTTACCCGGCAGCGAAAATCCAGTCTAAAACTGGCGAAACAGAGTGGTTCCTAGATTCAAATGCAGCAAGTGCTATCGCATAA
- the gnd gene encoding decarboxylating NADP(+)-dependent phosphogluconate dehydrogenase codes for MKGDIGVIGLAVMGQNLILNMNDHGFKVVAHNRTAAKVDEFLEGPAKGTNIVGAYSLEELVEKLEAPRKVMLMVRAGDVVDTFIDKLVPLLDKGDIIIDGGNTNFPDTNRRVAALREKGIHFIGTGVSGGEEGARFGPSIMPGGSPEAWEAVKPIFQGISAKTDAGEPCCDWVGNDGAGHFVKMVHNGIEYGDMQLITEAYQFMKDGLGMNHDEMQAVFADWNKTELDSYLVEITADILGYKDEDGEALVEKILDTAGQKGTGKWTGINALDMGIPLTLITESVFSRCLSALKDQRVEAEKLFGKTVAPVEGDKQEWVDAIRQALLASKIISYAQGFMLMREASNENGWDLNYGNVALMWRGGCIIRSAFLGNIRDAYEANPEIAFLGSDAYFKGILDNCMGAWRKVAAKSMESGIPMPCMTSALTFLDGYTTARLPANLLQAQRDYFGAHTYERTDRPRGEFFHTNWTGTGGDTASTTYDV; via the coding sequence ATGAAAGGTGATATCGGTGTAATTGGCCTAGCAGTAATGGGTCAGAACCTTATCCTAAACATGAACGACCACGGCTTCAAAGTTGTGGCTCACAACCGTACTGCTGCGAAAGTAGACGAGTTCCTAGAAGGCCCAGCTAAAGGTACTAACATTGTTGGTGCATACTCTCTAGAAGAGCTAGTTGAGAAGCTAGAAGCGCCACGTAAAGTGATGCTTATGGTTCGTGCTGGTGACGTTGTAGACACGTTCATCGACAAGCTTGTACCACTTCTAGACAAAGGCGACATCATCATTGATGGTGGTAACACTAACTTCCCAGACACTAACCGTCGTGTTGCTGCTCTTCGCGAGAAAGGCATCCACTTCATCGGTACGGGTGTTTCTGGTGGTGAAGAAGGCGCTCGTTTCGGTCCTTCTATCATGCCAGGCGGTTCTCCTGAAGCTTGGGAAGCGGTTAAGCCTATCTTCCAAGGTATCTCTGCGAAAACTGACGCAGGTGAGCCTTGCTGTGATTGGGTTGGTAACGACGGTGCTGGTCACTTCGTTAAGATGGTTCACAATGGCATTGAATACGGTGACATGCAGCTTATCACTGAAGCATACCAGTTCATGAAAGATGGCCTAGGTATGAACCACGACGAAATGCAGGCTGTATTTGCTGACTGGAACAAAACTGAGCTAGATAGCTACCTAGTAGAAATCACTGCTGACATCCTTGGCTACAAAGATGAAGACGGTGAAGCACTAGTTGAGAAGATCCTAGACACTGCTGGCCAAAAAGGTACGGGCAAATGGACAGGCATCAATGCACTAGACATGGGTATCCCACTGACTCTAATCACTGAGTCTGTATTCTCTCGTTGCCTATCTGCACTTAAAGATCAACGTGTTGAAGCTGAGAAACTGTTCGGCAAGACAGTTGCTCCAGTTGAAGGCGATAAGCAAGAGTGGGTTGATGCAATCCGTCAGGCTCTACTGGCTTCTAAGATCATCTCTTACGCTCAAGGTTTCATGCTAATGCGTGAAGCGTCGAACGAAAACGGCTGGGATTTAAACTACGGTAACGTTGCACTTATGTGGCGTGGCGGTTGTATCATCCGTTCTGCATTCCTAGGCAACATTCGTGATGCTTATGAAGCGAACCCAGAGATCGCATTCCTAGGTTCAGATGCATACTTCAAAGGCATCCTAGACAACTGCATGGGCGCTTGGCGTAAAGTTGCAGCTAAGTCTATGGAATCAGGCATCCCAATGCCATGTATGACTTCTGCACTAACGTTCCTAGACGGCTACACAACAGCTCGTCTTCCAGCGAACCTTCTACAAGCTCAACGTGACTACTTCGGTGCTCACACTTACGAGCGTACTGACCGTCCACGTGGTGAATTCTTCCACACAAACTGGACTGGTACAGGCGGCGACACTGCTTCTACAACTTACGACGTATAA
- a CDS encoding tripartite tricarboxylate transporter permease: MLDGILQGLSTAVMPMNIMMVIVGCFVGTFIGMLPGLGPISAIALMIPITYGLDPSSGLILMAGVYYGAVFGGSTSSILINAPGCSSTVVTAFDGYPMAQKGQAGKALALAAYSSFTGGTLSAIMLLIAAPALASVSLSFQSSDYFALMLLGLSAVAAFAGPGQVVKAWMMTILGLMLSTVGIDKGVGVERFTFGLTDLMDGFSFLLLAMATFALGETLMGILKPEKDTSGEESQKMADIGSMKVTKEEFKEVAPVSIRSSILGFFTGVLPGAGATIAAFLSYGMERSLAPKDKQKEFGKGSIRGLVAPESANNAASSGSFVPLLTLGIPGSGTTAIMLGALIAYGIQPGPRLFVEHPDVFWSVIISMYFGNIVLVILNLPLIPYISKLLAVPRTVLLPMILFFSITGVYLVSFNTMDVFVMLIVAIAAIALRLANFPLAPLLLGFILGGLMEENLRRALMISDGELSFLWERPITMTFTILAVLVLSSPILLKLFQKFKAKPVEA; the protein is encoded by the coding sequence ATGTTAGATGGAATTTTACAAGGGCTTTCGACCGCTGTGATGCCAATGAACATCATGATGGTCATCGTGGGTTGCTTCGTCGGTACCTTTATCGGGATGCTTCCGGGATTAGGACCAATTTCAGCCATTGCGTTGATGATCCCTATTACATACGGCTTAGACCCTTCTTCTGGCCTCATCTTAATGGCTGGTGTGTATTACGGCGCGGTTTTTGGTGGATCTACGTCATCAATCTTAATCAATGCTCCAGGTTGTTCTTCAACGGTCGTCACCGCGTTCGATGGCTACCCAATGGCGCAGAAAGGACAAGCGGGTAAAGCACTCGCACTCGCGGCTTACTCTTCTTTCACTGGTGGCACGCTCTCAGCCATTATGCTGTTGATTGCAGCGCCAGCACTCGCAAGCGTGTCATTGAGCTTTCAGTCTTCTGACTACTTCGCACTAATGCTACTAGGTTTATCAGCCGTAGCCGCATTTGCAGGCCCTGGTCAAGTGGTGAAGGCGTGGATGATGACTATCCTAGGCTTAATGCTTTCCACCGTTGGAATCGATAAAGGCGTTGGTGTTGAGCGATTTACTTTTGGCTTAACCGATCTAATGGATGGCTTTAGCTTTTTACTATTGGCAATGGCAACGTTTGCTCTAGGTGAGACTTTAATGGGTATTTTAAAACCAGAAAAAGACACTAGCGGCGAAGAAAGCCAGAAAATGGCCGATATTGGCAGTATGAAAGTGACCAAAGAAGAGTTTAAAGAAGTCGCCCCCGTTTCGATTCGCTCTTCGATCCTAGGTTTCTTTACTGGTGTTTTACCCGGTGCTGGCGCAACCATTGCCGCTTTCTTGAGTTACGGTATGGAGCGAAGCTTGGCACCGAAAGACAAACAGAAAGAATTTGGTAAAGGCAGTATCCGTGGTCTTGTTGCTCCTGAATCAGCAAACAACGCAGCTTCAAGTGGTTCATTCGTTCCGCTACTGACGCTTGGTATTCCCGGCTCTGGTACTACCGCAATCATGCTTGGTGCCCTAATCGCTTACGGTATTCAACCGGGACCTCGATTATTCGTTGAGCACCCAGATGTATTTTGGTCTGTAATTATCTCAATGTACTTTGGCAACATTGTACTGGTTATTTTGAATCTACCGCTTATCCCTTACATATCTAAACTGCTTGCTGTACCAAGAACGGTGCTATTACCAATGATACTGTTCTTCTCTATCACAGGTGTCTATTTGGTGTCGTTCAACACGATGGATGTGTTTGTGATGTTAATCGTCGCGATAGCTGCTATAGCACTGAGGTTAGCAAACTTCCCTCTCGCACCATTACTGCTTGGGTTTATTTTAGGAGGCTTGATGGAAGAGAACTTAAGACGTGCGTTGATGATCAGCGATGGCGAGTTAAGCTTCTTGTGGGAACGTCCAATTACAATGACTTTCACTATTTTAGCGGTGCTCGTGTTAAGCAGCCCTATACTCCTCAAGTTATTTCAAAAATTTAAAGCTAAACCCGTAGAAGCATAA